The Microbulbifer sp. TB1203 nucleotide sequence AGGCTTGCGGCCCTCAAGCGATTATCGACCGCTTCCCGGAGCTGTTGGAGTGGCCGCCACTGGGGGGCTGACTGGGCGGCCATTCCGCGGTGGGGCCTGGGCGACCCCGCTGAAACTCAGGCCAGCGGGTCCACGCCAAACGCTCCAAGCATGGTAACTAGTCGAATTAATGGAAGGCCGATCAGGGAATTCATGTCCGATCCTTCCATTTTTTCGAATAGAACTATTCCCAAACCCTCCACTTTAAACGAACCTGCACAATCGAAGGGTTTTTCTCTCTCCACATAGCGATTTATTTGCTCTCCGGTCAATCGGCGAAAGTGCACAGTGAAGGTTTCCAGTTCCGTACGCTGCTCGCCGCTGCCGGCATCCAATAGGCTGAGCCCGGTGTGGAAATGCACCGCTCGTCCGCGGCAAAGACGTAGTTGCTCCACGGCCCTGTCGCGCCCCCCGGGCTTACCCAGGATGTGGCCGTCACATTCGGCCACCTGGTCGGAGCCGATAATCAGTGCCTGCGGGTGAGCGGCGCGCAATGCCCGGGCCTTCTCCGCCGCCAGCCGTTGGGCCAGGTCCTGGGCGGTCTCTCCCGGCAGTGCTTCTTCATCTATATGTGGCGAGTCGGCTTCAAAAGGCAGTTGCAGCTGCTTGAGCAGGGCGCGGCGGTAGGGAGAGCCGGAAGCTAGAATCAGGGGGCGAAGCATGGTGTTTTCCTGCGTAAATGGCCCGATCTTGCGGGGGCGGAATTGTTTTGACAAGGGTGGGGGTAGTCCATAGAATTGCGCGCTTATGTCGATGCCCCCCTCTAATGCTGCGCTGCCGCGCATTGTCGATGCTCGCAAGCTGGTACAGCGCGAGCAGCGGCTGGCCGGAACGCTTCCGCGGTCAGCGCTGCAGCGGCTGCTCTCGGCGGCCGAGTCTGTCGACGAGGATGTCCGGGCCGAGCTGACCTTTGCACGGGATATCCAGGGTCATTTGGCGGTGGACGGTGTGCTGCGCTGCCGGGTACAGCTGCTCTGTCAGCGCTGCCTGGAGCCAATGCCCGAAGAGATAGAGGCAACTTTTCGCTGGGGGGTGGTCTGGTCCGAAGATCAGGGCAAGGCGCTGCCCAAGGGCCTGGACCCAGTGGTACAGGAAGGTGATGAGCTGGACTTGTACGAAGTGCTGGAAGAAGAGATTTTGCTCAATCTGCCCATGGTGGCCTACCACCAGGAGGAGTGTGTCACCCGCGACCGCTTCCACTATGGTGAGGACGCCGGGGAGGCGGATGAGCAGCGGGAAAACCCCTTTAAAGTGCTGGAACAGTTGAAGGGTTCATCGCGCAAGCGGTGAGTTGGGCTCGCCGATGAGGCGCCCCGGTTCCAGTGTAATTTGTTATTTTAGGAGCAAGCCATGGCTGTTCAGCAAAACAAAAAGACCCGTTCCCGTCGCGGCATGCGTCGTTCCCACGATGCGCTGGGTGGACCCACCCTGTCTGTCGACCCGACTACCGGTGAGAAGCATCGCCGTCACCACGTGACCAAAGACGGCTTCTACCGCGGCCGCAAAGTGATCGACGTCGGCGGCGCTGAAGTAGAAGAGTAAACTTTGTCCAGCCAACTGCGATTGGCCGTGGATGTGATGGGCGGGGACTTAGGTCCCCGCTCTGTCGTTCCGGCCTGTGTCAGATTCCTCAATCGATTCCCCCATGCGGAACTGGAACTTTTCGGTCCGCAGACCCAGCTTCAGGCTCTCCTCGATGAACAGCGGCAGCCCCAATTGCACGGGCGGCTGCATATCACCTCTTGCGAGCAGGTGGTTACACAGAGCTGCAATCCCATACAGGCGGTGCGCCACAAGCGCGAATCCTCCATGGCCCGAGCGCTGCAGGCGGTGGCCCGCGGGGAGGTGCAGGCGATGGTGACCTCCGGTAACACCGGTGCACTGCTTGCGCTCAGCCGCAGCATTCTGGGTACCATCGAGGGCGTGCGGCGACCGGCGCTGGGCAAATCCCTGCCTGCGGAAGCGGGGTCCTGCTTCCTGCTGGACCTGGGTGCCAATATCGACTGCACCGCAGAGGACCTGCTGCAATTCGCCCGCATGGGCATCGAGGCGCAACGGGTACACACCGGCAAGCGGGATCTCCGGGTGGCGCTACTGAATATCGGCGCGGAGGCGCACAAGGGAACGGAGGAGATCCGCCGCGCGGCGGAATTGTTGGAGAAGGACCCGGCTATTCATTACGCTGGATTTGTCGAGGGGCATGATATTTTCACCGGCGTGGTGGATGTGGTGGTCTGCGACGGCCTGATGGGGAATGTGGCGATGAAATCCGCCGAAGGTGTAATCCGACTCATGGGTCAGAAAGCCTTCACCATCGAGAGAAAGAGTCCGATTAAGCGCTTTTTTGGCCAATTAGCCATAAAGCTGTTGCGAAAATGGCGTACACAGGTGGAACCCGCCCGCTATAATGGCGCCAGTTTTTTAGGGGTGAAAGGTAACGTGATCAAGAGTCACGGCGGCGCCAGCAGCGAGGCGTTCTACCGGGCGATGATCACTGCCAAAGAGTGCGCCGAAGCCGACCTGGCCGCCAGGCTGGGCCGCGCCATGGCGCAGGTAAAGGCGTAACACCCCAATCATTGCCAACCAGGTTTAAGGATGTTCCATGACCAATGCAAGGCTCGCATTTGTCTTTCCCGGCCAGGGCTCCCAGCAGATAGGTATGCTGGCGGATGCCGCGGCTGAATTTCCCGAGATCCACACCACTTTTTCCGAGGCGTCCGATGTGCTCGGTTACGACCTCTGGGACCTCTGCCAGAACGGTGAACAGGCGGACATCAACCTCACTGAGCGCACCCAGCCGCTGTTGCTCACCGCCAGTGTGGCGTTGTACCGCGCCTGGTGCGCCCGCGGCGGAGTCCATCCCGCGAGAATGGCCGGCCACAGCCTGGGCGAGTGGTCGGCACTGGTGTGCGCCGGCACTCTGGCCTTTACCGATGCCGTACACCTGGTACAGGAGCGCGGCCGCCTGATGCAAAAGGCCGTGCCGGCAGGGGAGGGCGCCATGGCTGCAGTGATCGGCCTGAATGATGCTGCGGTTGAGTCTGCCTGTGCCGAAGCGGCAGAGGGCGAGGTGGTGGCGGCGGTCAACTACAATTCCCCCGGGCAGGTGGTTATCGCCGGCAGC carries:
- a CDS encoding nucleoside triphosphate pyrophosphatase; amino-acid sequence: MLRPLILASGSPYRRALLKQLQLPFEADSPHIDEEALPGETAQDLAQRLAAEKARALRAAHPQALIIGSDQVAECDGHILGKPGGRDRAVEQLRLCRGRAVHFHTGLSLLDAGSGEQRTELETFTVHFRRLTGEQINRYVEREKPFDCAGSFKVEGLGIVLFEKMEGSDMNSLIGLPLIRLVTMLGAFGVDPLA
- a CDS encoding YceD family protein; the protein is MSMPPSNAALPRIVDARKLVQREQRLAGTLPRSALQRLLSAAESVDEDVRAELTFARDIQGHLAVDGVLRCRVQLLCQRCLEPMPEEIEATFRWGVVWSEDQGKALPKGLDPVVQEGDELDLYEVLEEEILLNLPMVAYHQEECVTRDRFHYGEDAGEADEQRENPFKVLEQLKGSSRKR
- the rpmF gene encoding 50S ribosomal protein L32, translating into MAVQQNKKTRSRRGMRRSHDALGGPTLSVDPTTGEKHRRHHVTKDGFYRGRKVIDVGGAEVEE
- the plsX gene encoding phosphate acyltransferase PlsX, coding for MSSQLRLAVDVMGGDLGPRSVVPACVRFLNRFPHAELELFGPQTQLQALLDEQRQPQLHGRLHITSCEQVVTQSCNPIQAVRHKRESSMARALQAVARGEVQAMVTSGNTGALLALSRSILGTIEGVRRPALGKSLPAEAGSCFLLDLGANIDCTAEDLLQFARMGIEAQRVHTGKRDLRVALLNIGAEAHKGTEEIRRAAELLEKDPAIHYAGFVEGHDIFTGVVDVVVCDGLMGNVAMKSAEGVIRLMGQKAFTIERKSPIKRFFGQLAIKLLRKWRTQVEPARYNGASFLGVKGNVIKSHGGASSEAFYRAMITAKECAEADLAARLGRAMAQVKA
- the fabD gene encoding ACP S-malonyltransferase translates to MTNARLAFVFPGQGSQQIGMLADAAAEFPEIHTTFSEASDVLGYDLWDLCQNGEQADINLTERTQPLLLTASVALYRAWCARGGVHPARMAGHSLGEWSALVCAGTLAFTDAVHLVQERGRLMQKAVPAGEGAMAAVIGLNDAAVESACAEAAEGEVVAAVNYNSPGQVVIAGSSAAVSRAIEACKAAGAKRAMPLPVSAPFHTELMRPAAEKLAAQIESTEFHAPEIPVIHNVHARPESDPAAIKALMVEQIYSPVRWTECVQAMVTEGTGQLVECGPGKVLAGLAKRIDRSLTCHNIDTPDQLNTALLATAE